From Amycolatopsis sp. YIM 10, the proteins below share one genomic window:
- a CDS encoding TetR/AcrR family transcriptional regulator C-terminal domain-containing protein, which translates to MTQTTDRESATKARLSQSSVLTEAIALADREGLEAVTIRRLAQDLGVTPMALYWHFRNKSLLLEALGGEVIAEVDLTVNPADPWHARFRTLISALVDTLRRHPWAVSLFTARVCESPSYLVALETVLEILDDAGFSPAEAAAISRHAISSAMGMVSGEPGVTGPLAPEDAEESQRRAKLFYESLPSKRYPRVIAAAGPLTSCDDRDSYYAFGLDLLVAGVEAMAARRP; encoded by the coding sequence ATGACGCAGACCACCGATCGTGAATCCGCCACCAAGGCACGGCTGAGCCAGAGCAGCGTGCTGACCGAGGCCATCGCGCTCGCCGATCGCGAGGGCCTGGAAGCGGTGACCATCCGCAGGCTGGCCCAGGACCTCGGGGTCACCCCGATGGCGCTCTACTGGCACTTCCGCAACAAGAGCCTGCTGCTGGAAGCGCTCGGCGGCGAGGTGATCGCCGAGGTCGATCTCACGGTGAACCCCGCCGATCCGTGGCACGCCCGGTTCCGCACGCTGATCAGCGCGCTCGTCGACACCCTGCGCCGGCACCCGTGGGCGGTCTCCCTGTTCACCGCGCGCGTCTGCGAATCACCGAGCTACCTGGTCGCGCTGGAAACCGTGCTCGAAATCCTGGACGACGCCGGGTTCTCACCGGCGGAGGCGGCCGCGATCTCACGGCACGCCATCTCCTCGGCGATGGGCATGGTCAGCGGCGAACCCGGGGTCACCGGCCCGCTCGCCCCGGAGGATGCCGAGGAATCCCAGCGGCGGGCCAAGCTGTTCTACGAGTCCCTGCCGAGCAAGCGGTACCCGCGGGTGATCGCCGCCGCGGGCCCGCTGACCTCGTGCGACGACCGGGACTCCTACTACGCCTTCGGGCTCGACCTGCTGGTCGCCGGCGTCGAGGCGATGGCCGCGCGCCGGCCGTAG
- a CDS encoding methyltransferase: MRLVVRGENRLERLGVRLGVVPSPFIECVYGFPASQVLITAMRLGVVEHLAARPGTPEEVAAALELAPRTVRLIVRYLEAAGHLVERAGRYRLSRRSRRWLSPDSPAYLGTYLKSLHGTERLWARLEDAARTGQAVDIHQRTEDDPWWRENIVGMYELARMGAGEVAGALDLPPSPKALLDVAGGHGWYSAQLCRRYPTLRATVVDLPAAAKAGRELLARHGFGDVVEHQEGDVRTAEFGGPYDAALCFNVIHYFTPAEIRSLLSRIHAALVPGGTLALLDPFTRPSREWPVGAGVFQLLFFLESGADTYQPDELRRWITEAGFELRRELRVRRMGNQRIFEAVKPAD; encoded by the coding sequence ATGCGCCTGGTCGTCCGTGGTGAGAACCGGCTGGAGCGGCTGGGGGTCCGCCTCGGCGTGGTGCCGTCCCCGTTCATCGAATGCGTCTACGGCTTCCCGGCGTCGCAGGTGCTGATCACCGCGATGCGCCTTGGCGTGGTCGAGCACCTCGCGGCCCGGCCGGGGACCCCGGAGGAGGTGGCGGCGGCGCTCGAGCTGGCTCCGCGCACCGTCCGGCTGATCGTGCGGTACCTCGAAGCCGCCGGGCACCTCGTCGAGCGCGCCGGCCGGTACCGCCTGAGCAGGCGGAGCCGCCGCTGGCTGTCCCCGGACTCACCGGCCTATCTCGGCACCTACCTCAAATCCCTGCACGGTACCGAGCGGCTCTGGGCCCGGCTGGAGGACGCCGCGCGGACGGGCCAGGCCGTGGACATCCACCAGCGGACCGAGGACGACCCGTGGTGGCGGGAGAACATCGTCGGCATGTACGAACTGGCCAGGATGGGCGCGGGCGAAGTCGCCGGCGCGCTGGATCTGCCGCCGTCACCGAAGGCGCTGCTCGACGTCGCGGGCGGGCACGGGTGGTACTCGGCGCAGCTGTGCCGGCGATATCCCACCCTGCGGGCCACCGTGGTCGACCTGCCCGCCGCGGCGAAGGCGGGCCGGGAACTGCTCGCGCGGCACGGCTTCGGCGACGTCGTCGAGCACCAGGAGGGGGACGTGCGCACCGCGGAGTTCGGCGGTCCGTACGACGCCGCGCTGTGCTTCAACGTCATCCACTACTTCACCCCCGCCGAAATCAGGTCGCTGCTGAGCCGGATCCACGCCGCGCTCGTCCCCGGTGGCACGCTCGCGCTGCTGGACCCGTTCACCCGGCCGAGCCGGGAGTGGCCGGTCGGTGCCGGTGTCTTCCAGCTGCTGTTCTTCCTGGAGTCGGGAGCGGACACCTACCAGCCGGATGAGCTGCGGCGCTGGATCACCGAGGCCGGGTTCGAGCTGCGTCGTGAGCTCCGCGTGCGGCGGATGGGAAACCAGCGCATCTTCGAAGCGGTGAAACCGGCGGACTGA
- a CDS encoding aminotransferase class III-fold pyridoxal phosphate-dependent enzyme, whose translation MTATTPVGAPAPEAIVADDRAHVFHPWIAQDHRFGLPVAGAEGSWIWDHSGNRYLDLGSQLMYANLGHRHPKVVAAIKAQAERLCVVAPHFANDKRGEAARLIAERAPGGMDHVLFTSTGGEAVEHAVRMARLHTGRPKLLSAFHSFHGSSTTAIHLTGDPRRWRNDTGAAGVVHFFPPYLYRSAFGAETAEQECERALEHLAQVIELEGAETFAAVVLESIPGVAGGVLVPPDGYLAGVRELCDRHGILLICDEVMVGFGRVGHWFAVDHWGVTPDLITFAKGVNSGYVPLAGVIVSDRVRRTFAQQSYPAGSTYSGHPLACAAAVAAITAMTEEGVLAHATMLGEEVIGPALAEMVATHPSVGEIRGLGAFWAIELVRDGGSGERLMPFDAVSGPSPIAMELYQACIGRGLWPVIHANRVHVAPPCNTGAEELAGGLRLLDEALAVADAHCAG comes from the coding sequence ATGACCGCAACCACCCCGGTCGGCGCGCCCGCACCGGAGGCCATCGTGGCCGACGACCGGGCGCACGTGTTCCACCCGTGGATCGCCCAGGACCACCGGTTCGGCCTGCCCGTCGCCGGTGCCGAGGGATCGTGGATCTGGGACCACTCGGGAAATCGCTACCTGGACCTCGGCTCTCAGCTGATGTACGCCAACCTGGGGCACCGGCACCCGAAGGTGGTCGCCGCGATCAAGGCACAGGCCGAGCGGCTGTGCGTGGTGGCCCCGCACTTCGCCAACGACAAGCGGGGGGAAGCGGCGAGGCTGATCGCCGAGCGGGCTCCCGGCGGCATGGACCACGTGTTGTTCACCAGCACCGGTGGCGAAGCTGTCGAGCACGCGGTCCGCATGGCCCGCCTGCACACCGGGCGGCCGAAGCTGCTCTCGGCGTTCCACTCCTTCCACGGCTCGTCGACCACGGCGATCCACCTCACCGGGGATCCGCGGCGCTGGCGCAACGACACCGGTGCGGCAGGCGTGGTGCACTTCTTCCCGCCGTACCTCTACCGGAGTGCGTTCGGGGCGGAGACGGCGGAACAGGAGTGCGAACGCGCGCTGGAACACCTGGCGCAGGTGATCGAACTCGAAGGCGCGGAGACCTTCGCCGCGGTGGTGCTGGAGTCGATCCCCGGGGTCGCCGGTGGTGTGCTGGTGCCGCCGGACGGCTATCTGGCCGGCGTGCGGGAACTGTGCGACCGGCACGGCATCCTGCTGATCTGCGACGAGGTGATGGTGGGCTTCGGCCGGGTCGGGCACTGGTTCGCGGTGGACCACTGGGGAGTCACTCCCGACCTGATCACCTTCGCCAAGGGGGTGAACTCCGGCTACGTCCCGCTGGCCGGGGTGATCGTCTCGGACCGGGTCCGGCGCACCTTCGCGCAGCAGTCGTATCCGGCGGGCAGCACCTACTCCGGGCACCCGCTGGCCTGCGCGGCCGCGGTCGCGGCGATCACCGCGATGACGGAGGAGGGCGTACTCGCGCACGCGACGATGCTGGGGGAGGAGGTGATCGGCCCGGCACTGGCGGAGATGGTGGCCACCCACCCGAGCGTCGGCGAAATCCGCGGCCTCGGCGCCTTCTGGGCGATCGAGCTGGTCCGGGACGGCGGAAGCGGGGAGCGGCTGATGCCCTTCGACGCGGTGAGCGGCCCGAGCCCGATCGCGATGGAGCTGTACCAGGCCTGCATCGGCCGCGGTCTGTGGCCGGTGATCCACGCCAACCGGGTGCACGTGGCGCCGCCGTGCAATACCGGCGCCGAGGAACTGGCTGGCGGGCTGCGCCTGCTGGACGAAGCACTGGCCGTGGCCGACGCGCACTGCGCCGGATGA
- a CDS encoding NAD(P)/FAD-dependent oxidoreductase, which yields MTRVDRTVLIIGAGFAGLCLGTRLKQAGVRSFRIFERAADIGGTWRDNNYPGSSCDVPSHLYSYSFRKYRGVDKRYSTQREILDYLRGCVADYDLGGHIELRKEVVSATFLESDGQWEVRTADGGRHHCDLLVSAVGQLTIPKYPELPGAREFAGTALHSARWDPAHDVRGERVAVIGTGSSAVQIVPALAGRAGHLCTFQRSPNWILPKPPDEFSRAWRTAFRLCPPLHGAYRGALSMRSEHVLFPALRRGWSTKLMTTMARKHLYRQVGDPGLRERLLPDYSFGCKRIVLSSDYFTTLTRPDVELVTESIEEITPGGIRTVDGRHHDVDTIVYATGFLSTDFLVPTTVTGSGGRDLHEQWKEYPTAYLGMAYPGFPNLLLMYGPNTSLGHNSIIPMLEAQAGYILQYLRELEGRSAGALDVRPEAMDEWEAELGDALSKMVWTESCTAWFKTESGRVTNNWPGRTSGYRRATRRLEPAAYRFIPAAEAAPGASPPRARGAASPSGRQK from the coding sequence ATGACACGGGTGGACCGGACGGTGCTCATCATCGGCGCGGGCTTCGCCGGGCTCTGCCTGGGAACCCGGCTCAAGCAGGCGGGGGTGCGCTCGTTCCGGATCTTCGAGCGCGCCGCCGACATCGGCGGTACCTGGCGGGACAACAACTACCCCGGCTCCAGTTGCGACGTGCCCTCACACCTCTACTCGTACTCGTTCCGCAAGTACCGGGGCGTGGACAAGCGCTACTCCACCCAGCGGGAGATCCTGGACTACCTGCGTGGCTGCGTGGCGGACTACGACCTCGGCGGCCACATCGAACTCCGCAAGGAGGTGGTTTCCGCCACCTTCCTCGAATCGGACGGGCAGTGGGAGGTGCGCACCGCCGACGGCGGGCGGCACCACTGCGACCTGCTGGTGTCCGCGGTCGGCCAGCTCACCATTCCCAAGTACCCGGAACTGCCCGGGGCGCGGGAGTTCGCCGGGACCGCACTGCATTCGGCTCGCTGGGACCCCGCCCACGACGTGCGCGGCGAGCGGGTGGCGGTGATCGGCACCGGCTCGAGCGCGGTGCAGATCGTGCCGGCGCTGGCGGGCCGGGCCGGCCACCTCTGCACCTTCCAGCGGTCGCCGAACTGGATCCTGCCGAAGCCGCCCGACGAGTTCAGCCGCGCCTGGCGGACGGCGTTCCGGCTCTGCCCGCCGCTGCACGGGGCCTACCGCGGTGCGCTGTCGATGCGCTCCGAACACGTGCTCTTCCCGGCCCTGCGACGTGGCTGGAGCACCAAGCTGATGACCACGATGGCCAGGAAACACCTCTACCGGCAGGTCGGCGATCCCGGGCTCCGCGAACGGCTGCTGCCGGACTACTCGTTCGGGTGCAAGCGCATCGTGCTCTCCAGCGACTACTTCACCACGCTCACCAGACCCGACGTCGAACTGGTCACCGAGTCGATCGAGGAGATCACCCCCGGCGGCATCCGGACGGTGGACGGCAGGCACCACGACGTGGACACCATCGTTTACGCCACGGGATTCCTCTCCACCGACTTCCTGGTGCCCACCACGGTCACCGGGTCCGGCGGACGCGACCTGCACGAGCAGTGGAAGGAGTACCCGACGGCCTATCTCGGCATGGCCTATCCGGGCTTTCCCAACCTGCTGCTGATGTACGGGCCCAACACCAGCCTCGGCCACAACTCGATCATCCCCATGCTGGAGGCACAGGCGGGCTACATCCTGCAGTACCTGCGCGAGCTGGAAGGCCGCTCGGCGGGCGCGCTCGACGTGCGGCCCGAGGCGATGGACGAGTGGGAGGCCGAACTGGGCGACGCACTGTCCAAAATGGTCTGGACGGAGAGTTGCACGGCGTGGTTCAAGACCGAGTCCGGCCGGGTCACCAACAACTGGCCGGGCCGCACCTCCGGTTACCGCCGGGCCACTCGCCGCCTGGAACCGGCCGCCTACCGGTTCATCCCGGCCGCCGAAGCGGCTCCCGGCGCCAGCCCACCCCGTGCCCGTGGCGCGGCTTCCCCGTCAGGACGGCAGAAATGA
- a CDS encoding class I SAM-dependent methyltransferase, translating to MAVLEEYGPETYGDRLAEIYDDWVVGLQDDAAEATEFLTGLAKRTAAETGVERVLELGVGTGRIALPLAEAGLDVTGVDASEAMLDRLRAKPGGSGVRLVRGDFAELEVAGPFGLTYVVFNTICCLTSQEEQIRCFEAVAQRLAPGGAFVVQAFVPDAARYELGKRSRQRMEVARDGEEVLQLGIPGHDPDGQLLSSQYVMQTPERAIEYSIHIRYASPAELDLMARLAGLRREHRWGSWSGAPLTAESPWHVSVYRKDDA from the coding sequence ATGGCTGTCCTGGAAGAGTACGGGCCGGAGACCTATGGCGACCGGCTGGCGGAAATCTATGACGATTGGGTCGTCGGCCTGCAGGACGACGCGGCCGAGGCGACGGAGTTCCTGACCGGCCTCGCCAAGCGGACGGCGGCGGAGACCGGTGTGGAGCGCGTGCTGGAACTCGGCGTGGGCACCGGCCGGATCGCGCTGCCACTGGCCGAAGCCGGGCTGGACGTCACCGGGGTCGATGCCTCGGAAGCGATGCTGGACCGGTTGCGGGCCAAGCCGGGCGGTTCCGGGGTGCGGCTCGTCCGCGGGGATTTCGCCGAGCTGGAGGTCGCCGGGCCGTTCGGCCTCACCTACGTCGTGTTCAACACGATCTGCTGCCTCACCAGCCAGGAAGAGCAGATCCGCTGCTTCGAGGCGGTGGCACAGCGGCTCGCCCCCGGAGGCGCGTTCGTGGTGCAGGCGTTCGTGCCGGACGCCGCGCGGTACGAGCTCGGCAAGCGCAGCCGGCAGCGGATGGAGGTCGCGCGGGACGGCGAGGAGGTGCTCCAGCTGGGCATCCCCGGCCACGACCCGGACGGCCAGCTCCTCTCGTCCCAGTACGTGATGCAGACCCCGGAGCGGGCCATAGAGTACTCGATCCACATCCGCTACGCCTCGCCCGCCGAGCTGGACCTGATGGCCCGCCTGGCCGGACTGCGCCGTGAACACCGCTGGGGCAGTTGGTCCGGCGCTCCGCTGACGGCCGAAAGTCCTTGGCACGTATCGGTGTACCGCAAGGACGACGCCTGA
- a CDS encoding class I SAM-dependent methyltransferase: protein MARDNLAHERWAVSRSGLAPGDHAVLVGHGPGVGLVLAAERVRPGGRVIGVEPSPLMRKMAGRRVARRARDVVEIRHGTAEDTGCASASMAAAISVNNVTLWDRPAGFAELMRVLRPGGQLVLIAHQRILGDLVDVLPGEAEEAGFTDVVVSSDVPSTKAGPATGMVAGKPAQ, encoded by the coding sequence ATGGCGCGGGACAACCTCGCGCACGAGCGGTGGGCGGTGTCCCGGTCCGGGCTGGCACCGGGGGACCACGCGGTGCTGGTCGGCCACGGTCCCGGCGTCGGGCTCGTGCTGGCCGCCGAGCGGGTGCGCCCGGGCGGCCGGGTCATCGGCGTCGAACCCTCACCCCTGATGCGGAAGATGGCCGGGCGGCGGGTCGCGCGGCGGGCGCGCGACGTGGTGGAGATCCGGCACGGGACGGCCGAGGACACCGGCTGCGCGAGCGCTTCGATGGCCGCGGCGATCTCGGTGAACAACGTGACCCTGTGGGACCGCCCGGCCGGTTTCGCCGAACTGATGCGGGTGCTGCGCCCTGGCGGGCAGCTGGTGCTCATCGCCCACCAGCGGATCCTGGGTGATCTCGTCGACGTACTGCCGGGCGAGGCGGAGGAAGCCGGATTCACCGATGTGGTGGTGAGTTCGGACGTGCCCTCGACCAAGGCGGGCCCGGCGACCGGAATGGTGGCGGGCAAACCGGCACAGTGA
- a CDS encoding MerR family transcriptional regulator, with the protein MQLNEHMKSSEATYSIGEFAGRFGLPAHVLRFWESSGLLQPAKRVAGRRRYTQEDVVRVILILRGKQAGFSLAQLGEMLNAPNASARRELLRRQRAELDKWIKQATESKRLIDHALKCGHADFTRCTSFRRLARSISAEMVTDEVVPIDLDRTRRHSSLPECEKRG; encoded by the coding sequence ATGCAACTTAATGAGCACATGAAGTCAAGTGAGGCGACCTATTCGATCGGGGAATTCGCCGGGCGGTTCGGTCTCCCGGCCCACGTGCTGCGGTTCTGGGAGTCCAGTGGCCTGCTCCAGCCGGCCAAGCGGGTCGCCGGTCGCCGGCGCTACACCCAGGAGGACGTCGTCCGGGTGATCTTGATCCTTCGCGGGAAGCAGGCCGGATTCAGCCTGGCGCAACTGGGCGAAATGCTGAACGCGCCGAACGCGTCGGCCCGTCGGGAACTGCTGCGGCGGCAGCGCGCGGAACTGGACAAGTGGATCAAGCAGGCCACCGAATCGAAACGATTGATCGATCACGCGCTGAAATGCGGCCACGCGGATTTCACCCGCTGCACGTCGTTTCGCCGGCTCGCCAGGTCGATCTCGGCGGAGATGGTCACCGACGAGGTGGTGCCGATCGATCTGGACCGGACCCGGCGGCATTCTTCCCTGCCTGAGTGCGAAAAGCGCGGATAG
- a CDS encoding NAD(P)/FAD-dependent oxidoreductase has protein sequence MYEVVVVGGGPAGLSAALTLGRARRSTLLLDQGTGRNAPAAAMHNFFLHDGDSPEHLRETGRRQLSAYPTVEIRDATVESATAADSGFEVVLGAGETVRCHRLLLATGVRDELPAIPGIEALWGRSVFHCPYCHGYENTGQPVAVLGGTPDRALLALQLTRFTDDLVLCTDGPAELPPPLRSALADRGVPIRTEPVEGLETQTGALTGLRFSGGAPLARSAAFVKPLLRQRSDLAGRLGCTGFDDGTIEIDEFARTSTPGVFAAGDMCRRAGLPIPLGAIALAVAAGMFAGAAVDQDLVFSDFHIPNPFAPSAA, from the coding sequence ATGTACGAAGTCGTCGTGGTCGGGGGCGGCCCCGCCGGGCTGTCCGCGGCGCTGACATTGGGCCGGGCGCGGCGCTCGACGCTGCTGCTCGACCAGGGAACGGGCCGGAACGCGCCCGCCGCGGCGATGCACAACTTCTTCCTGCACGACGGCGACAGCCCCGAGCACCTCCGTGAAACCGGACGGCGGCAGCTGTCCGCCTACCCCACCGTGGAAATCCGCGATGCCACGGTGGAAAGTGCCACGGCGGCGGATTCCGGGTTCGAGGTCGTGCTCGGCGCCGGCGAGACCGTGCGGTGCCACCGGCTGCTGCTGGCCACCGGCGTGCGCGACGAACTGCCCGCCATTCCCGGGATCGAGGCACTCTGGGGCAGGTCCGTTTTCCACTGCCCCTACTGCCACGGCTACGAAAACACCGGGCAGCCGGTCGCCGTGCTCGGCGGCACGCCCGACCGCGCGCTGCTGGCCCTGCAGCTGACCCGGTTCACCGACGATCTGGTGCTGTGCACGGACGGACCGGCGGAATTGCCGCCACCCCTGCGATCGGCGCTCGCCGACCGCGGTGTCCCGATCCGCACGGAACCGGTGGAGGGGCTCGAAACCCAGACGGGCGCGCTCACCGGCCTGCGCTTCAGCGGCGGCGCACCGCTGGCCAGGTCGGCCGCGTTCGTCAAACCGTTGCTGCGGCAGCGTTCCGACCTCGCCGGCCGCCTCGGCTGCACCGGATTCGACGACGGCACGATCGAGATCGACGAATTCGCCAGGACCAGCACACCCGGGGTATTCGCGGCCGGGGACATGTGCCGCCGCGCCGGTCTGCCCATTCCGCTCGGGGCCATCGCGCTGGCGGTGGCCGCCGGAATGTTCGCCGGTGCCGCCGTGGACCAGGATCTGGTGTTCAGCGATTTCCACATCCCGAACCCCTTTGCCCCTTCGGCGGCCTGA
- a CDS encoding class I SAM-dependent methyltransferase: protein MSASAVPAETGGMGISAQTYDRFARWALRWFYRRVAEDLSVLPPAAKVLDIGCGTGVMLAGLARRRPDLELAGIDVAPGMIAVARRNAPTGLGIEFGVGDVVALPHAASTLDVVVTTLSMHHWPDRRRAVADIARTLKPGGRLYVYDFRFTPAPELTEASTGDGPFTGAPLERTHVPAAPWFPLRPFARFSLVRDEN from the coding sequence TTGTCCGCGAGCGCGGTCCCCGCCGAGACCGGCGGCATGGGCATCAGCGCCCAGACCTACGACCGGTTCGCCAGGTGGGCGCTCCGCTGGTTCTACCGGCGGGTGGCCGAGGACCTGTCCGTCTTGCCGCCCGCGGCCAAGGTACTCGACATCGGTTGCGGCACCGGGGTGATGCTGGCCGGACTCGCCCGGCGCCGCCCGGATCTCGAGCTGGCCGGGATCGACGTCGCCCCGGGCATGATCGCCGTGGCGCGCCGGAACGCGCCCACCGGTCTCGGCATCGAGTTCGGTGTCGGCGACGTCGTCGCGCTCCCCCATGCGGCGTCCACTTTGGACGTCGTGGTGACCACGCTGAGCATGCACCACTGGCCGGACCGGCGGCGGGCCGTCGCGGACATCGCCAGAACGCTCAAACCCGGCGGTCGCCTGTACGTCTACGACTTCCGCTTCACCCCCGCCCCGGAACTCACCGAGGCGAGCACCGGCGACGGCCCGTTCACCGGCGCCCCGCTCGAACGCACCCACGTCCCCGCCGCCCCATGGTTCCCACTCCGGCCGTTCGCGCGATTTTCGCTGGTACGCGATGAGAACTGA
- a CDS encoding M56 family metallopeptidase, which produces MPVFGLAAVTVRKLAALTAAGVLLVSCQVVLLVHSVSASVLDGGARPVPVRVLAFGAAALAIASTVLTVVRIVVISAACHRMNHWVRAHRRPAAPRLLAAARLAGVRVPVVQVDSPGVFAWTCRPYRPRIVVGTELVECAAPAELVAVLRHEEHHARHGHPLARMIGEVVCAALWYLPVYRTLGRHLVLRQELAADAAALTRSDRGALAGAIYKSVSGPAESGVVASMATTKVLEARVRQLEGGWLPAGPRHCHDFWAGALTTLSVLAVLAVGTCTSVLGPW; this is translated from the coding sequence GTGCCTGTGTTCGGCCTTGCCGCCGTCACGGTGCGGAAGCTGGCGGCGCTGACCGCGGCTGGGGTGCTACTGGTGAGCTGCCAGGTCGTGCTGCTGGTGCATTCGGTCTCGGCGAGCGTGCTCGACGGTGGTGCGCGGCCGGTACCGGTGCGCGTGCTGGCCTTCGGCGCCGCGGCACTGGCCATCGCGAGCACCGTGCTCACCGTCGTCCGGATCGTGGTGATCTCGGCGGCCTGTCACCGGATGAACCACTGGGTCCGGGCGCACCGGCGGCCGGCCGCGCCGCGCCTGCTCGCCGCCGCGCGGCTGGCCGGGGTGCGGGTGCCGGTGGTGCAGGTGGACAGTCCTGGCGTGTTCGCCTGGACGTGCCGTCCCTACCGGCCGCGGATCGTGGTGGGCACCGAGTTGGTGGAGTGTGCCGCACCGGCGGAACTGGTCGCGGTGCTGCGGCACGAGGAACATCACGCGCGGCACGGCCACCCGCTCGCCAGGATGATCGGCGAGGTGGTCTGCGCCGCGCTCTGGTACCTGCCGGTGTACCGCACCCTGGGTCGCCACTTGGTGCTGCGGCAGGAACTGGCGGCGGACGCGGCCGCGTTGACCCGGTCGGACCGCGGCGCGCTGGCCGGTGCCATCTACAAGTCCGTTTCCGGGCCGGCGGAGAGCGGTGTCGTCGCGTCGATGGCGACGACGAAGGTGCTGGAGGCACGCGTGCGGCAACTGGAAGGCGGCTGGTTGCCGGCGGGCCCGCGCCACTGTCACGACTTCTGGGCGGGCGCGCTGACCACGTTGAGCGTGCTGGCCGTGCTCGCCGTGGGTACCTGCACGAGCGTGCTCGGTCCGTGGTGA
- a CDS encoding BlaI/MecI/CopY family transcriptional regulator: MLGPLGADVLQTVGGAERALTVREVLDRLNRRRAEPLAYTTVMTVLGRLARQDVLKRTLVGRGYVYEPIVVRPAEIAVRSVIREFGEAAVAHFVDQASAEPRLRERLEKLMRGEHRAVRPED; encoded by the coding sequence ATGCTGGGTCCGCTCGGGGCCGACGTGCTGCAGACGGTGGGTGGTGCCGAGCGCGCGCTGACCGTGCGCGAGGTGCTCGACCGGCTGAACCGGCGACGGGCCGAGCCGCTCGCCTACACCACGGTGATGACCGTGCTCGGCCGCCTGGCTCGTCAGGACGTGCTCAAGCGCACCCTGGTCGGCCGCGGTTACGTGTACGAGCCGATCGTCGTGCGGCCCGCCGAGATCGCCGTGCGCTCGGTGATCAGGGAGTTCGGCGAAGCGGCGGTGGCGCACTTCGTCGACCAGGCGTCGGCGGAGCCGCGGCTGCGGGAGCGATTGGAGAAGCTGATGCGGGGCGAGCACCGGGCGGTGCGGCCGGAGGACTGA